In the Mesorhizobium sp. WSM2240 genome, GACCGGGCGAGGGCATATGGCCGTAGGCCTGCCGCGAATCGACCTGGGAATAGGACGACGTGGTGACGCCGACTTCAGGATAGTAGGCACGGTACTTGCAGTTGGTATCGCCGCCATTGCCGAGTGCTACGAATGAATCGCGCAGGAAAGCGGTGTTGCGCCGGTAGAGCGCATCGAGCGCTGCGACCGCTTCGCGCGGGTCGGTGAAGCTCTGCCGCGCGAACGGCTCCGGCGAGGCGATTGTCTGTATCGGTTCGGGATAGATTCTCTTTTCCATGACCCATTATAGAGACTTGGAATGAGGCGCGGGAGGGGTATGGACCGCGAAAGCTGGTCGCAGCGCAATTTTTACCCTAGCCCCTCTGCAGGCTCATGAGGATCACGAAGCCGGCGCCCTTCTTCTTCATCTTCGGCGCGTCGATCGTAGTGCCGATTTCGCCGCGCGCCATCGGGACGGCAAGCACCGGCGCTGCGAGCAGCAGCGTGATGAACGCCGCCCGCGGCAGGAGCCGAAGCGTCTTGAGTGTCTGGGCGGCGAAGCGGTTCATTGTCATAAATTCCAGAAGTGCAGTTCAGTTATTTGCGTTGGGGCGGAGCGCAACGAAAACCATCATCGAAGACGCAGGGTACGGCCATGCCGATCTCCCACGAACGGGCGGGACGGCTTGAATGCGCCACGAGCATCGAAAACAGCATGCCGAACAGGGTCATGAGCAGGCAGACTATCGTGAACCGGCGGGCGAGCATGTGGGCGTCTCCTTCGATGGAACGCAGATTGCGTTATCGCGGCTGAACCGGCTCTGATGCCTGCGTTCATCTGACGTTCAACATTGTTGAGAAGCGCTCGGCCGGCTGCGGCTGCCGGATACCATCGACCCGGAAGGGCCACGCATGGCCATCCGATCTCGGGGACATACTCACGGTATCTGATGGCGAAAGTTCGACAGACTGTGCGGCGGATGAACGCATCGCCTTGCGAGGATGATAACCCCTGCGTCGATCAAGGCGACAATTATGCGCTGGCCCAGAACTGGCTGGCGTAGCTCCGCCCAGAAGGCGCTGGTGGTCGGCCAGCCCGCCGAGCGCCAGCAAGCTGGAACGAAGAAGCCCCGCGAGGTTCCTTTCGCGGGGCTTTGATTGATTCCCTGCTGAGGCGGGCCGCCTAAAGCTTGGTCCAGGTCTGGTTCCTGCAGATCAGGCCGCCAAGCACACAACCGCTCATCTTCATCGAGCTTCCGCTGATCGAGGCCTTGCCCTTGTACGTCTTGTCGGTGGCCGGATCGGTGATCTGGCCCGAATAGCTGCCGCCGCTGGCGGAGAGCTTGCCGATCTGCTTGCCGGCATGCTTGCCGGTCTTCAGCGTGATGCAGAAGCCGCCGCCGCAAGCGCCGATCGCCGCCGTCTCGCCGCTCTGCGTCTTCCAGTTTCCTTCAATCGGGTCTGCATAGGTGGCCCCCGCCAAAAGCATAGTGGTGACCAAGGCCATGCTCAGTCTGCGAAACATCTCGTGTCCTCCCTTGGGTGATCGACGGGCGCTTCTCCTCAGCCCGCTGTACCTTACGCAAACGTAAAGCTAGTCCAAGCGGGGAAAAAACAAAAGCGGTGCCGCTAGGGAAGAGCCGCTGGTATTTTCAGGCGGCTTTCCCGCCCCCGAAACGCGGATGCGAATATGCGAACGGCTTTCGTGGTGAATGAATTCTTTCGTCCTCCGGGCGAAATTTTCGGCAAATTTCAGCCAAATGCCAAGCAATCCAAGCCTCCATATCCCTAATGAATTCCGAAGTTTACCTCTTGTTTGAACTTTGTTTGCGGCAAATTAAGCACGCCATTTAACGACGGATTCAAGGCTGCGCGGCATTGTCCAAAGCATCGGAAGAGCAGGCCGGGACGGCAAAAAGGCAGCTCTCAGGAACAGCACAGGGACTTGGTCAAATGGCACGTTTTGAAATGTTTGAGGCAGGTTTCGGCGCCATGGGCGCAACCGCCCAGGCCGACATTCTTTTCGAGCTCGGCATGATGTATGCGACCGGCCGCGACTGCGAGGTCGACATCGTCACCGCCCACAAATGGTTCAATATCGCGGCGATAAAAGGCTCGGACCGGGCCGCGGAATTGCGCTCCGAGCTTTCGGCGACGATGTCGAAGCAGGAAATCGCACGGGCGCTGCGCGAAGCCCGCGAATGGATGACGATGCACTGAGCATCCAACAGTTTCGGGCTGAAGCCGCGAAGACGGATCGGCCTCAATTTTGAAGAACGCGGCAGCTTGGAGGCGGGCCAGCCGCGCGAAAGTCAGGACGGGGAAGGGCAGCGGGTTCGGGGTGTGGGACGCTTCCGGGAATCATGCTGGACAGGAAAACGCCGCGACCGGTGGGAACAACCGGCGCGGTGTTTCCTTTTTCGCCGGCCTGTCGCAATATTCCGGCTTCGGCTCCTCGCCGCCATTTGACGCGCCGAGGCGCGACACGAGATCAACCGGGAGGATACTAAAATGGGCCTTCGCATCAACGATACCGCCCCCGATTTCAGCGCCGACACGACGGAAGGTCCTATCACCTTCCATGAGTGGATCGGCGACGGCTATGCCGTGCTTTTCTCGCATCCGAAGGATTTTACACCCGTCTGCACCACCGAACTCGGCT is a window encoding:
- a CDS encoding DUF2147 domain-containing protein, whose product is MFRRLSMALVTTMLLAGATYADPIEGNWKTQSGETAAIGACGGGFCITLKTGKHAGKQIGKLSASGGSYSGQITDPATDKTYKGKASISGSSMKMSGCVLGGLICRNQTWTKL
- a CDS encoding sel1 repeat family protein, producing the protein MARFEMFEAGFGAMGATAQADILFELGMMYATGRDCEVDIVTAHKWFNIAAIKGSDRAAELRSELSATMSKQEIARALREAREWMTMH